In the Larus michahellis chromosome 6, bLarMic1.1, whole genome shotgun sequence genome, one interval contains:
- the B3GNT5 gene encoding lactosylceramide 1,3-N-acetyl-beta-D-glucosaminyltransferase — protein MFVSPRRVRKCHFLQIFATCFILYLMIFWEPFDNHIVSHMKSYSYRYLVNSYHFVNDSLSINRDNLDRVASYQYLINHREKCQQQDVLLLLFVKTSPENRHRRDAIRQTWGNENYVRSQLNANIKTLFALGRPTDHLQHTRLQRELQLEDRKYNDLIQQDFLDTFHNLTLKLLLQFSWMNAYCPHARFLMSADDDIFIHMPNLVAYLQSLAQMGVQDLWIGRVHRGSPPIRDKSSKYYVPYEMYQWPSYPDYTAGAAYVISNDVAAKVYEASLTLNTSLYIDDVFMGLCANKMGIVPQYHVFFSGEGKAPYHPCIYNKMMTSHGHVDDLHQLWKQATDPKVKKFSSGIWGRIYCRLVNIVLLCKLYYEDTYPCSAAFS, from the coding sequence ATGTTTGTTAGTCCCAGAAGAgtcagaaaatgccattttttgcAGATATTTGCCACTTGCTTTATACTGTATCTTATGATTTTTTGGGAACCATTTGATAATCACATTGTGAGCCATATGAAGTCCTATTCATACAGATACCTCGTAAATAGCTACCATTTTGTGAATGACAGCCTGTCTATCAACAGGGATAACCTGGACAGAGTAGCAAGCTACCAGTACTTGATCAACCACAGAGAGAAATGTCAGCAGCAGGATGTCCTCCTCCTGTTGTTCGTGAAGACTTCTCCTGAAAACCGTCATCGGAGGGATGCAATTAGACAAACTTGGGGTAATGAGAACTATGTTCGTTCTCAACTTAATGCCAACATTAAAACTCTTTTTGCTTTAGGACGACCAACAGATCATCTGCAGCACACACGGCTGCAAAGAGAACTTCAGCTGGAAGACCGTAAATACAATGATTTGATTCAGCAAGACTTCTTGGATACTTTCCACAATCTTACTCTTAAATTGCTTTTGCAGTTTAGCTGGATGAATGCCTACTGTCCCCATGCCAGGTTCCTTATGTCTGCAGATGATGATATATTTATCCATATGCCAAATCTTGTTGCTTATCTCCAAAGTCTAGCACAAATGGGTGTTCAAGATCTCTGGATTGGTCGTGTCCATCGTGGATCCCCTCCCATAAGAGACAAGAGTAGCAAATACTATGTTCCATATGAAATGTATCAGTGGCCATCTTATCCTGACTACACAGCAGGAGCTGCGTATGTAATATCAAATGATGTAGCAGCTAAAGTATATGAGGCATCATTGACTCTCAATACAAGTCTTTATATAGATGATGTTTTCATGGGTCTCTGTGCCAATAAAATGGGAATTGTACCACAAtatcatgtatttttttctggggaaggaaaggcTCCGTATCATCCCTGCATTTACAACAAAATGATGACATCTCATGGACACGTAGATGATCTTCACCAGCTCTGGAAGCAGGCTACAGATCCCAAAGTCAAAAAGTTTTCTTCGGGGATTTGGGGTAGAATATACTGCAGACTAGTCAATATTGTGCTTCTCTGTAAACTATACTACGAGGACACATACCCTTGTTCAGCTGCATTTTCCTAA